The Desulfuromonadales bacterium DNA segment TCTGGAGCCATTTCGGCGATCTGCTCGGCGACCCTGAAGCGACCGACGCCTACGCGCGCTGGGCCGCCCTCGTCGCCGGCGTCAGGGGGACGGCCCTCGATGCCGGCTGCGCCGTCGGCCGGCTGACCTTCGAGCTGGGCCGGCACTGTGAACTGGCGGTCGGCGTCGACCGCTCCCTCGCCTTCATCCGCATCGCCCGCCGGCTGAAGGAGGAGGGGAGGTTCGCCTTCCGGCTGCCTCTCGAAGGTCGCCTCAGTGAACGGAAAACCGTCGTTGTTCCCGCCGACTGGCCGCGGGAGCGCTGCGAATTCCTGGTCGCCGACGCCCAGGCGCTGCCTTTCCCGCGCGGGATATTCCAGGGCGGCTGTTCCCTCAATCTGGTCGACAAGCTCCCGCGGCCGCGCCGCCATCTGGAAGAATTGAACCGGATAGCGTTCCCCGCCGGAGCCCGGCTCCTCTTCGCCGACCCTTTTTCCTGGTCGGCCGCCGCCGCCCCCGCCGCAGAGTGGTTGGGGGGGACGACCCGAGGGCCCTTCGCCGGCAGCGGCCGGGAAAACGTCCACCGGTTCCTCGAGACGGTCCTTTCGCCCCCCTGGCGGGTGACAAGGGCCGATGCGGTCTGGTGGAAGCTGCGCAGTCACCGCAACCATTTCGAACTGATTCGCAGCCTTACGCTGCTGGCCGAACGCTGAGATGATGGACGTCTCCCACTCCGTCATCGACGGCCACGTCGACCTCGTCTACGCGATGCAGCGCAGCGCCGCCGAGACCCCCTTCGCCGACCTTGCTGCGGGACCGATCACGCCGCAGACGC contains these protein-coding regions:
- a CDS encoding methyltransferase domain-containing protein, which encodes MDSKLLDLLICPACLPAEKPLRPAALTQAGGEVLAGRLECPACNRHYPIEKGVAILLPEPMTADQRATDRYESPAAVASYLWSHFGDLLGDPEATDAYARWAALVAGVRGTALDAGCAVGRLTFELGRHCELAVGVDRSLAFIRIARRLKEEGRFAFRLPLEGRLSERKTVVVPADWPRERCEFLVADAQALPFPRGIFQGGCSLNLVDKLPRPRRHLEELNRIAFPAGARLLFADPFSWSAAAAPAAEWLGGTTRGPFAGSGRENVHRFLETVLSPPWRVTRADAVWWKLRSHRNHFELIRSLTLLAER